In Negativicutes bacterium, a single genomic region encodes these proteins:
- a CDS encoding 3-deoxy-7-phosphoheptulonate synthase: protein MNENDLQQIAGHYPLAGRRPQQADTVIRIGRAAFGGGHFAVIGGPCAVESAAQISEAAAAVRLAGAGLLRGGVYKPRTSPYSYQG, encoded by the coding sequence ATGAATGAGAATGATTTGCAGCAAATTGCCGGACATTATCCGCTGGCCGGAAGAAGACCGCAGCAAGCCGATACAGTGATAAGGATTGGCCGGGCGGCGTTTGGCGGCGGTCATTTTGCGGTGATTGGCGGCCCCTGCGCGGTGGAATCAGCCGCCCAAATCAGCGAAGCGGCCGCGGCGGTCAGACTGGCCGGGGCCGGGTTGTTGCGCGGCGGTGTTTATAAACCGCGGACCTCACCATATAGTTATCAGGGCA